The Rhodothermales bacterium genome contains the following window.
GAGTTTGACGGCACGCTGGACCCACTGGATGCCGCCGTGTGGGATGCGCCGTTCGCGCGCCGGCTGGCCGATACGGGCGCGAAGGTGGGCTTCGGTCGCTATCTCGAGCCCCGCATTTGTTATCGAGGCGATCAGTTCAAGTGGGGAGGAAGTGGTCCGGAGCGGCAGCGCACAATCCACCTCGGCGTGGACCTCTTCGCCCCTGCAGGTACGGGCGTAAGCACGCCGTATGACGCGGTGGTCGAGCACGTCGTGCACAATGACCAACCGCTGGACTACGGGCCCACCGTGATTCTGCGGCATGAAGCCGGCGATACGCCGTTCTACACACTCTTTGGTCACCTGGGCATGGGGGTGCTGGACACCCTGAAGGCCGGGGACCGCCTGAAGGCGGGGCAGCGTTTTGCGGATCTGGGTGATTCGAACGTCAACGGTGGTTGGTCTCCGCACCTGCACTTCCAACTCTACGCCGACAATCTCGACAACCTGGGCAACATGCCTGGCGTCGCGTTTGCCTCCCAGGCGCGCACATGGGAATCGATCTCGCCGGACCCGAACCTGGTCTTGCGCACGGTCCTGCCGCTGCGGCACGAGCAGCCCCCGGATCTCGGCGCCCGGCGCGCCGCCCACCTGGGGCCCAGTCTGAGTCTGTCCTATCGCCGCCCTCTGCACATCGTGCGCGGAATCGGCGCGCACCTTTTTGACGCCCAGGGTGGTGCTTACCTGGATTGCGTCAACAACGTGTGTCACCTGGGGCATGCGCACCCGGCCGTTGTTCGTGCCGCATCACGGCAGCTCTCGGTTCTGAACACCAACACCCGCTATCTGCACCAGAACATTCTGGACTACGCGGAGGCGCTGGCAGACACACTGCCGGGAGACCTGGAGGTGTGCTTCCTGGTCAATAGCGGTTCCGAGGCCAACGATCTCGCCCTCCGTATGGCGCGAACCGCTACAGGTGGCACCGGCACGCTGGTGCTGGATGGAGGCTACCACGGCAACCTGACCTCGCTTGTTGCCATCAGTCCCTACAAGTTTGACGGCCCGGGCGGTAGCGGCGCCGGAGACCGGGTAGCGGTCCTGGAGATGCCGGATCCCTATCGGAATCCCGGATTGGATGCGTCCCGTGGTGCGCACGATGCGCGGCGTGCCGCAACGGCCCTCGCTGCTCGTGGCCATGCGCCTGCCGCGCTGATTGCAGAGAGTATTCTGAGCTGCGGGGGCCAGATCGAGCCGCCCGAAGGGTACCTGCAGGCCGTCTACGCGGAAGCTCGACAAGCCGGCGCGGTATGCATTGCCGATGAGGTTCAGACCGGGTTTGGCCGGGTTGGCGACGCCATGTGGGCCTTCGAGCTGCAGGGCGTCGCGCCGGATATCGTGACCCTGGGCAAGCCGATCGGTAACGGATTTCCGCTTGGTGCTGTTGTGACTACCCGCAGAATCGCGCAGGCGTTTGCCAACGGCATGGAGTATTTCAACACGTTCGGAGGGAACCCGGTCTCCAGTGCGGTGGGCCTGGCCGTGCTGAGGGTCATCCTGGAAGAGAACTTGCAAACCCATGCGCAGGAGGTCGGCAGCCATCTGAAAGCGGGCCTGGAAGCCCTCAAGGCGCAGCACGCCCTGATCGGGGATGTGAGGGGTCGTGGTCTGTTCCTGGGGTTCGAGCTTGTGCGGGACCGGACCACGCTTGAACCTGCCGACCGGGAGGCCACATGGTTGGCGAACCGCATGCGGGACCTGGGCGTGCTTATCTCAACCGACGGCCCCCTGCACAACGTCATCAAATTGAAGCCACCGCTGGCATTCTCTCGCGATGACGCGGACGAACTCCTGGAAAAACTCGATGTGGTCCTTCGTGATACGTGTTTGCAGCCTGTGTAGCGCCCTGATCTTGAGCGCCTGTGCCGGATCTGGTGTAGTCCCGATGGGCGATGGGGGTAGTCTCGACCTGCAGGCCGGCGCCTCCGAACAGGTGATCATTCCCGGGACCGAGGTCACTCTGGATCTTGTGTTTGTGCCCACAGAAGGCGTCGTGTCGCTGGGAGACGCTCGCGTGGAGATCTCACCGTTCTGGATGGCGCGCCACGAAACCACTTTCGAACAGTTCGGAGTCTTTCGCCACGTGGAGCAGGACTCTCCCGTAACGGCGACTCCGCAGCCCATGGACGTGGACGCCGTAGCTCGACCGAGTCCGCCGTATGAGGATCCGTCGGCCGGCATGAGCCGCGACGGATTCCCGGCCACCGGAATGACCCAGTGGGCGGCGCTGCAGTATGCGAGATGGCTGTCGGCCAAGACCGGGGACTTCTGGCGGCTTCCGACCGAGGCTGAATGGGAGCACGCCTGCCGGCTCGGAGGCAGGCGCACGCTCGCAACGGACGCCTGGTACCTGGAGAACTCCGGCGAGGAGCTCCATGAGGTGGCCAGTCGCCCTGCGGACTCCCTGGGGCTGCACGACATGCTCGGAAACGCCTCTGAATGGATGCTGGACGAATACCGCAATGATGTTCAGGCCGTTTGGTCCGAAGGCCCGGACCCATGGGCCCGCCCCGCCCGACTGCATCCGCGCACAGTTCGGGGCGGAGCGTTCGACGACGGCCCGGGGATGCTGCGCTGCGAGGCGCGTCTCGAGTCCAGCCTGGCCTGGAAGGCCCGGGATCCGCAAATCCCCAAAAGCTTCTGGTGGAACACGGATTCTCCATTCCTGGGCTTCCGGCTGGTCCGGCCGGTCGTGCAGCCAAGTGCGCAGGCTCAGGCGGAGTTCTGGGCGCTCGTGCTCGGCGACTGAGGCGCCGCCGCGCCCCCAAGCGCTTCGCCCGCGGGTCCGCGCTCCACCCGCCGCGCCGCCGCGCCCCCCGGCGCCTCGCCCGCGGCCGCCGCGCTCCGCCCGCCGCGTTCGCCCGGCCGCCGCGTTCGCCCCGCCGCCGCGTTCGCCCCCATCACCCGTTGCCGCCATCCGACTCCTGATCGTACTCTGGCGCATCCAAATCTCCCGACCCCATGTCCGACTTCTCCCGCCGCGAATTCCTGCAGCGCACCACGGCCGTTGTCGGCGGCGCCATCGCGCTGCCCTCCATAACGAACGCCTCGGCCTACTACGGCACGGACGATGTCATCCGGGTCGGCCTTGTCGGGTGTGGTGGACGCGGCACGGGCGCGGCCTACCAGGCACTCGCCACCAGCCAGAACGTGCAGTTGGTCGCCGTTGCAGACGCGTTCCAGGACCAGCTGGACAGCTGCCTGGAAAACCTGACGCGTGAGCCTGACGACGCAACGGGCGAGCAGGTGCGTTCCCGGGTGCAGGTGCCGCCGGAGCATCGTTTCGTTGGGTTCGACGGGTACCGCCAGGTTATCCCGCTGGTCGATGTCGTCCTCCTCGCAACACCACCCGGATTCCGCCCGATTCACTTTGCGGAGGCCGTGGCGGCCGGCAAGCACGTGTTCATGGAGAAACCGGTGGCGACGGACGCACCGGGCGTTCGGCAGGTGCTTGAATCTGCCGCGGAGGCCAAGGCGAAAAGCCTCAATGTGGTGGTAGGTCTGCAGCGCCACTACCAGACAGTGTATCGCGAGTGGGTGGATCGGCTGCACGCCGGCATGATCGGCTCCATGGTGCTCGGACGCGTGTATTGGAACAGCTCAGGTGTCTGGGTGCGGGATCGCGCCTCCATGGAGGAGACAGCCGGGCGGCCTCTCACGGAAATGGAGTACCAGATGCGCAATTGGTACTACTTCAACTGGCTCTGCGGGGACCACATCTGCGAGCAGCACATCCACAACCTGGATGTTGGCAACTGGGTGATGCAGGGCTACCCGACGGTCGCCAATGGTCAGGGTGGCCGGGAGGTGAGACGGGGTCTGGACCACGGCCAGATCTTCGATCACCACATGGTCGAGTTCGAGTACGAGAGTGGCGCCCGCGTGCTCAGTCAGTGTCGTCACATAGAGGGCTGCATGAACCGGGTCTCCGAGGGCTTCCACGGCACGTCAGGCTCGGCTCCGAGACCGGGCCTCATCCAGTCCGCATCCGGTCACGACCTGTTCCGTCACGACACAAAGGGCGATCCCAACCCCTACCAGGTGGAGCACGACGAATTGTTCACGGCCATCGCCGCCGGCGAGCACCGGTACAACGACGGCGAGAACGGTGCCTATGCAACCCTGACCTCCATCATGGGCCGCATGGCGACCTACACCGGTCGCGAAATCACCTGGGAGGAGGCGCTCAATGACGAGACCAGCCTCATGCCCGAGCGCTTCACGTTCGACGCAGACCCACCGGTGCTTCCGGATGCCGACGGCCGCTACCCGGTGCCGGTGCCGGGTGCTCGCACGTGATCCTCCCGGTATTCCTGACTCTGGCGCTGGCGGCGCAGCCAGTACCTGGGGCTGCGGCCGGCGAGGCGGATTGCAGCCCATCGCAAGCCCCCCGCTACGAAGCGCAGCGGGCCCTCATGGGCACGCTGTTTCGGGTCGTGGTGCGCTCCGATCAGGATCCCTCACAGATCCGGGCAGCCATGGAGCAGGCCCTGGACCTGGGCCGCGAACTCGAACAGACGTTCAGCGACTATCAGCCATCCAGCGAGGTCAACAGTCTGGCGCAGTCTGGCGGGGGCACCCCGAGCCCTGACGTCCTGCACCTCCTGGAGCGATCGACCCAACTGCACCACGAGACGGGTGGTGCTTTCGATGTGGCTCAGGGCCATCTCACCCGACTCTGGCGCCGGGCCGAGCGCCGGCAGCAGGCTCCGGACGAAGAAGCCCTGAGTCGTGCCGCGGCACAGAGTGGCATGCATCTCGTCCATCTGCAGACGGGCGATGAGCTCCTGCTGAAAAACGGCGTGCGCCTGGACTTCGGCGGAATCGCCAAGGGATACGCCGCAGACCGCCTGCTGGAGTTGCTCGAGCGCGCCGGGTTGTCCGAGGCGTTGATCGACGCGGGCGGCGACCTGCGCATTGGTGCGGGCGGCTGGGCAGTTTCCGTGGATGGCGTCGCTCGCGTGGAGTGCCATTCGGCCATCGCCAGCTCCGGGGGACGATGGCAGCAGGTATCCGGGATGTACGCGCACATCGTAGACCCTGCCACCGGCAAAGGGGTGGCGCCGAACCGCAGCGTCACAGTGCGCGCCCGGGACGCCACAACCGCCGATGCCCTCGCGACCGCTTTTTCCGTAATGCCGCCGTCCGAAGCCCGGTCTCTGGCAGCGCACCTGAACGTCGAACTCACGATTACCCGGCACGACCCATGAATCGCCGAAGCTTTCTGACCACCGGGGCGCTGGCCGCTGCCGCCGCCGCATCGCCCATGAGTTCGAGTGTCGTATCCGCGACCCCGACCAGGCTCAGCAGCGATGACCCTTTCAACCTTGCCTATGCGCCGCACCTGGGCATGTTCAGGCAAAGCGCCGGACAGGATCCGCTCGACCAGCTTCGATTCATGGCAGAACGCGGCTTCCGTGCCTTCGAAGACAATGGCATGAAGGGCCGAGACCTGACGCTCCAGGAGGGCATGGCGCGGGTGATGGCTGAGCACGATATCACGATGGGCGTGTTCGTGGCTCACACCATTTTCTGGAGGCAGCCCAATCTGGCCAGTGGCCGCCAGGATTGGCGAGACCAGTTCCTGCAGGAGATCACCGAGTCGGTTGAAGTGGCCAAACGCGTGAATGCCACCTGGATGACCGTGGTGCCCGGCCACGTCGACCTGCGCCTGGACGCCGGGTATCAAATGGCGAACGTGGTGGAATCACTTCGCCGCGCCTGCGACATCCTCGAACCGCACGGCCTCGTGATGGTGCTGGAGCCACTGAACAAGCGCGATCATCCGGGCCTGTTCCTGACGGACATCGCACAGGCTTTTGCCGTGTGCCGCGCTGTTGACAGCCCTTCGTGCAAGATCCTGAATGACCTGTATCACCAGCAGATCACCGAGGGCAACCTGATCCCGAACATCGATGCCGCCTGGCACGAGATTGCGTACTTCCAGGTCGGTGACAACCCGGGGCGCAAGGAGCCGACGACGGGGGAAATCAACTACCTCAACGTCTTCCGTCACATCCACGAGAAGGGTTTTGCCGGCGTGATCGGCATGGAGCACGGGAACGCCAATCCCGGGGTCGAGGGAGAGGAGGCCCTGATTCGAGCTTACCGCGAGGTTGACGCGTTCTAGCCACCCGGACCGCCCGTGCTAAGCGGGGACCGGTCCCCCCACAACGTCTGAGTCGCCTTTCAGCAGCCTCAGCAAATCTTCGGGGCCGCGGCAGAGGGCGTCTGCGCCGATGCGCCTCCAGGCATGGGGTGACTGCTCGAAAGCTCCGCCTCCCACCACGACCGGACAGCCTTCAAGTTTGGAGTCGGCCCGGATTCGGGCGATGACTTCGGAGGCCGGCCGCATGTTGATGGGCAGTGTCACTGAGAGCCCCACGAGCACCGGTCTTTCGTATGCCATGGTGCCGGTGATGACATCATGGGGGTTATTGCCTCCAAGATTCCGTACGCGCCATCCGTCGGTCTTGAGCACATCGGCCAGGACAGAAAGTCCGATGTCGTGCAACTCGCGATCAACACCTGACAGCACTACGGTGCCCCTGGCGGCGGGAGCCTCCGGCTGCATGTGCTGGCGACAATAGGCGAACACGGCCGGCAGGATGGCCGTGGCGGTATGCTCCTCCTGCCACGTGATCTGGTTATCCTGCCACAATCTGCCTACGCTGTACATCACAGGCTGGACCAGGCCGAGGTAGAGTTCTCGAATGTCGGCACCCGCCTCATGGGCCCTGCGCACGACATCGACGGCTCCCGCGTGGTCGCCCCTAACCAGCCTGTCGAGTAGCAGCTTGCTTCGCTCCTGCATCTCCTCGGACTGCGAAAGCCACGTCTTTGGAAGGTCCGGTTTGAACAGGTCCGTCTCGGGGAGTCCTGCCAGCCTGCGAGTCTCTGCCGCCACCTGGGCCGGTGTCTCGGACTCCTCTACCAGGTCGGCCAGCACCTGGAAGTGGGCGCGCAGGCAGCGGTGTGACAGCCCCCTGGCGACCAGTACCCGGCCCACCCACCGAGCATACTCGACAAACGCGGTATCGTCCTGCGCCTCTATCGCCAGGTCGAAATGCTCCAGGTGCCGTGCTCCGTGTTCGGGCAATGCGCCTCGCAGCGGCGCATCGGAGCTCAGCTCCTCCGGAAAGCGCTGCATGAGAATACCGGCGGCCCTGACGACGGTCTGCTCGACGTCTGCAAGGTCGATGCGTGTCAGCCGCACGCGTCTGGGGAGTGCTTCCTGAAGAGTCACGGCGAATGAGGCTGAGTCAACATAACCCGGCCGGCTACGTGATCCAATCTCAGTCCAGCGGACGCACGTTGTAGCCTTCGTGCTGCAGCATGCGCACCTCGGAGCTGACCCTGCGTTCGAAGTCCGGCCAGGCTCGCTGCTGAGCCGGAGTCCAGAGCACCTCGGACATGGCCAGCATGCGCGGCAGGATCATGTACTCCAGTTTCTCGGGTGAACTGATGTACTCCGTCCAGACGTTGCCCTGCCCGCCCAGAATGCGCCCCGCTTCGGCGCTCGTCAGTTCCTCAGGCACTGGCTCGAAGCTATAGACCGTCTCCAGGTCGAGTCCGTGACCGGGCCAGTCCGCGGCGATGGGCTCTGACCCCGGGTCGCCCTGGTACAGGTCGAAATAGGTGTGACTGACCGGGGTCATGATCACGTCGTGTCCCTGCCGGGCCGCCTCGATGCCGCCCACCGTGCCCCGCCAGGACATGACCACGGCACCGGGTGCCAGGCCGCCCTCGCGAATCTCGTCCCAGCCGATCATGCGCCGTCCAAGTCCGGCCACGATCTCCTGGACCCGCTTCATGAACCAGCTCTGGAGCGCCACCTCATCCGCCAGCCCCTCTTGCTCCATGATCTCCTGGGCCACCGGGTTGGAGGCCCATTGTGCCTTGGGCACCTCATCGCCGCCTACGTGAATGAACCGGGACGGAAACAGTCCGGCCACCTCGCCCAGCACCGTCTCGATGAACCGGAAGGTTTCCGGGTGCGGGCAGAACACGTCCTCGTGCACCCCCCAGACCGTGGAAACCTCGTAGGGTCCGCCGGTGCATCCAAGCTCCGGGTAGGCGGCCAGCGCCGCCCGGGCATGTCCGGGCATCTCGATTTCGGGGATGACCTCGATCCCCAGCCCGCCGGCGTACTCGACGATGTCCCGAACCTCTTCCTGCGTGTAGAAGCCACCGTGGGGAATGCCGTCTCCCACAAACGGGTTGAAGTTCTTTTCCAGGATGGTCTCGGCCCGCCTGCTCCCGATCTCGGTCAGCAGCGGGTAGGCCTTAATCTCAATGCGCCAGCCCTGGTCATCCGTCAGGTGCCAGTGAAACCGGTTCATGCGATATCGCGCCATGAGGTCCAGAAACCGCTTCACGACGTCAGGCTCAAAGAAGTGTCGGCTGACGTCGAGGTGCATCCCGCGATAGGAGAATCGAGGGCGATCATCGATCAGCACACCCGGCAGGCGGGCATCCTCGCGAACCATGCGCGCAAGCGCCAGCGCTCCGTGGCGGAATCCGGCGGGGTCGGACGCTCTCAAGAACACGCCTTCCCGCCCGACGCGAAGCTGAAAGGACTCCGACGCCAGTCCCGGGGCCGATTCCAGGGACAGAGTGCCCGAACCGTCGGGCACGAGACGTGCCTGCAACAGATCCGCCACGTCCTGGGCCGGCGCGAGCCCATCGCCCGAAACCGATGGGTTATCAGGCCAACTGAATCCCCGGCCGGTCCATTCCACGGATGCCGGGTACGGAATCAGCGGCAGACGGTCCGATGGAGCGGGCATGCAGGACGCGGCCAGCAGGAGAAGGGGGGCAAGTCGTCGAATCGGCGGCCAGGGCACCTCCGAAGGTACGTATCTTCGGCGCCCAAACCCCGGGTATATGCAGCACTCCGACTACACGGAGCGGGTGGTCAACCTGCTCGACCCTTCCGCCAATATTTTTCTTTCGGGCGATGAGGCCCAGGCCCTGTCCGCCATGGAGGCGGGCGATGCCGAGGCCCTGGGTGCCGTCAGCGGGCAGTTCGCTCTGCTGCAGCGTTCGGGCAAGACGGTGCGCCTGGCGCGGTCCATCGGCCGGCCCATGCGGTACTTCCTGGCCAAGCGCGCCGAGGGGCCCTGCCTGATCGTAGCCGAGCGCATGGACGAGATTCGTCACCAGCTTGCGCTGGAGGGCCTTGAGGACCAGTTCCATCCGTCGTACACCCGCATGGTGCCCGCCCATTTCATGCTGGAGCTGGAGCTGATTGGGTGCCCCGATCCGAACCCGGAGTACCACCGGTTCTTTGATCCGCCCCGCGAACAATGGGCTCCAGACATCGACGAAATCGGGCGTCAATACATCGGCGCACTGGCCCGCGTATGTGACGCCTGGCTGGACACCATTTCGGAGAAGGCGCCCATCGGGGTGCTGTTTTCCGGTGGCATCGACAGCGGCGCGGTGTTTCTCACCTTGCGTCACCTGCTGCTGGCGCGCGGCCAGGCGCCGCAGCGATTGAAGGCATTTACCCTGCGCGTGGGAGGCGGTCAGGATGCCGAGCAGGCACACGCGTTCATGCAGGCCCTCGGACACACCATGTATCTGGAGGTCGTCGATGTCGCGATGGAGGACTTCGACTACCGCGCTGCCGTGCGGGTTACCGAGGATTACAAGCCGCTCGATGTGCAAAGTGCTACTGCGGCCCTGGCGCTCTGCCGGGAAATTCGGAACCGCTATCCCGACTGGGTCTGGCTGGCTGATGGCGACGGCGGCGACGAGAACCTGAAGGACTACCCCATCGAAGAGAATCCGGAGCTGACCATTCGCAGCGTGCTGAACAACCAGATGCTATACCAGGAGGGTTGGGGGGTGCATGCCATCAAGCACTCGCTGACCTATTCAGGTGGGCAGAGCCGGGGTCACGTGCGGTCCTATGCGCCCGCACGCGCGCTCGGATTCAAGGGATTCAGTCCATTTGCGATACCCGAGGTGATCGAGGTCGCCGAGGGCATCCCGTTCATCGAACTCACGGACTGGGATCACGAGGCGCTCTACGCGCTCAAGGGGCAGGTCGTCGCGGCCGGCATTGAGGCGCTGACCGGCGAGAAGATGCCGGTTTTTGAGAAGCGCCGTTTCCAGCGGGGCGTGGTCGACGACGGGGAGTTCGACCAGGCTTTTCCGGATTCGGAGCTCGCCTACCGGCGCGTGTTCGACACGCTGTTCGCTTGAGCCTGGTCCTGGACGACGCGGCCATTCTCGCGGCCAGGGGCCCGCGGGCCAAGCTGGACCCGGAGCGGCCGTATGCCGTGCACAGCGAGTCTGAAACGCTCGCTGACGGCACCCGCGCGCAGGTTCTGACGGTCTTCCTCACCAATCGCGAATGTCCCTTCCGATGCTTGATGTGCGACCTCTGGACGCACACCCTGACGCACACGCCCGCACCGGGTCAGGTGGTTCGGCAGATTGAATGGGCGATGGGCCAGGCCCCCGGATTCGACCACATCAAGCTGTACAACGCCGGCAGCTTCTTCGACCGCAAGGCCTTTCCTCCGGAGGATCTGCCGGAGGTGGCACAGGTGCTCGGACGGACCCGCCGCGTCATCGTGGAGAACCACCCGGCTCTGTGCGGAGACGCGGTGTTCGAGTTCGCCGCTCGCATCCACGGCAGGCTGGAGGTCGCGCTGGGCCTCGAGACGGCCCATCCCGGGGTGCTGGAGCGCCTGAACAAGCGCATGACAGTCGCCGACTTTGAGCACGCCGCCAGGCGTCTGCGACGGGGCGGCGTCGACGTTCGCACCTTCGTGCTCGTGCGGCCCCCGTTCATGAATGAGGACGAGGGCATCCACTGGGCGGTGGAGAGTGCACGTGTGGCCTGGCAGGCAGGTGCCCAGGTCGTCACGCTCATCCCGACGCGGGCCGGCAACGGCATCATGGACCAGTTGCAGCGCAACGGGCACTTCACGCCGCCGACGGTGAAGGCGCTCGAGTCGGCCGTCGAGCAGACCCTTGCGCAGACGCCTCCGGGCGTGCGCGTGTTCGGAGATCTATGGGACGTTGATCGCCTGGAAGGGTGTGCCCGATGTGCGCAGAATCGGCAGGCGCGCATCGCTCGAATGAACCGGGATCAGCGCGTGCCGACGCCGGTCCTGTGTGATGCCTGTTGACGGTGCGCGCTGACCTGCTGATCGTCGGAGGCGGATTCGCGGGATCGGCCATGGCCATGGTTGCGGCGCGACTGGGCCTGGATGTGGTGTTGATCGACCGCGGCAGGCACCCGAGGTTTGCCGTCGGTGAGTCCACCACCCCGGCCGGCAACATGGCCCTGGCCGCGATGGGCCGCCGGTACGGCATCCCGCTGTTCACGGCGATGTCGCGCTACGGCACCTGGAAGGAGCAGCTTCCGGAGGTCGACGTCGGGCGCAAGCGGGGTTTCGCGTACTGGTTCCACGGTTCAGCGCACCCGGAGCTGCGGGTAGCGGCGTCTGCGGACGATTTCCACTGCGACACGCACTGGCTCCGCTCAGAGGTAGATGCCAGACTGTTTGAAGAGGCCCGGGCGATGGGTGTCGAGGCGTGGCAGGAGACGGAAATCGTTGGCCTGCATCGAGCGAAACGTTGGAAGGCGCGGCTCTCTTGCGGGCGCCTGGTCCAGGCGCGGGTACTCGTCGACGCTACCGGGTCGGCTGAGTTTGCCGCGCGCTTCCTGGATGCCGGGCGCGGTCCCGACATGCGCATCAGGACGTACGCGGCGTTTTCGCACATGCGTGGTCTGCCTCCGTGGGGCGAGTTCATGGACCTGGACGACGATCCGTTTCCGGCCCATGAGTCAGCGCAGCACCACGTCACAACGGGGGGTTGGATGTGGCAGCTTGGCTTCGATTCCGGCGTCACAAGCGTCGGAATCGTGGGGCCATCACCTCCGGACCTTTCGCACTTCCTGAGTGGAGCGCCTTCTCTGGCTCAGCAGGTGGAGGCCGCCTCCGAAACGCGGCCGTGGGCTTCGACGCCGCGGCTTCAGCGTCGGGTAGTGTGCGCGGGAGGACCAGACTGGTTGCTGCTGCCGGCGTCGGCCGGGTTCGTGGATCCGCTGCATTCGACGGGTATCGCACACGGTCTGTCGGCCGTGGAGCGCGCTGCTGCCGTGCTCGCCGGGGGCGACAGCGATTTCACCGCGCTTGGCGCGCACATCCTGGGCGAACTGGATCACCTGGATCATCTCACGGCGGCTTGCTACGCGACGCTGGGCCGGCCGGCTGATTTTGTGGCGGCCACCATGCTCTACTTCGCGGCAAGCATCCGGTATGAGCAGGACCGCATCGCCCGTGGAAACTCCACCCCCGGGTTTCTCGGCGCCGACGACTCGGCGCTTCGCTCGGTCGTCAAACAGGCGCCGGACCGGGCCACAACAGCCGGCTTTGCCGATTGGGTGCGCGAGGCGATTGCGCCCTGGAATGCCATCGGGCTGATGGACCCGAAGTTCGCGCACCGGTATGCCCACACGGCGCCGCGTGGTTGGTGATTCCGTCTCCCCGGGCTAACGGACCCGTGTCACAGAAGTCGTGGACCGGCGCCCGTCCGGCCCGGTCACCGCGATCACATAGGTCCCCGACGGAGCCGATTCGCCGGAGCGCAGCCCACCATCCCATCGCACAATGGCGCCCGATGCTGTAGGCAGCACCTCTGGAAGCGCCACCACGCGACCAAGCATGTCGTAGACCACCGCCCCGGAAGCCCGGCCCGTCACGTCGATGCGCGTCGCGTTCGAGAAAGGATTCGGGAAGGCCGGCTCGGCCATGAAACGCGGCACCTCGGGCAGGGACTCCGTGGCCACCGGGTCGCCGAGT
Protein-coding sequences here:
- a CDS encoding aminotransferase class III-fold pyridoxal phosphate-dependent enzyme; its protein translation is MPEAQLPEVRERPPFSAETAKHVAREFWGLDGRVSPLPGDRDRNFRLSTPEGDYVVKVVFRGDPPGLAKLQQDALERASALDLAVPRTVRSRAGKRIEKVEGPDGNAYQVLVNTWVPGIPFAEFRPKTTDLLERIGRGLGQLDTVLAGLSHDELDRAFEWDVAHVASIVESRLSFIADEYDRALVSRHLDAITARSVLLDSLPRQPIYNDANEHNVLVAPGDDALEEGPPGLGLIDFGDMVRTWRAAELGVASAYLTMDFADPIAGMAALAAGYHRAYPLQERELEAVPYLTAARLCISVCHSAERSRSEPDDPYQTISQSGAWSLLRHLGNGHPRLMTYRIRAACGLEPCPASPVIRAWIESNPAAPVIETPLDGPVFDLSVGTDEFDGTLDPLDAAVWDAPFARRLADTGAKVGFGRYLEPRICYRGDQFKWGGSGPERQRTIHLGVDLFAPAGTGVSTPYDAVVEHVVHNDQPLDYGPTVILRHEAGDTPFYTLFGHLGMGVLDTLKAGDRLKAGQRFADLGDSNVNGGWSPHLHFQLYADNLDNLGNMPGVAFASQARTWESISPDPNLVLRTVLPLRHEQPPDLGARRAAHLGPSLSLSYRRPLHIVRGIGAHLFDAQGGAYLDCVNNVCHLGHAHPAVVRAASRQLSVLNTNTRYLHQNILDYAEALADTLPGDLEVCFLVNSGSEANDLALRMARTATGGTGTLVLDGGYHGNLTSLVAISPYKFDGPGGSGAGDRVAVLEMPDPYRNPGLDASRGAHDARRAATALAARGHAPAALIAESILSCGGQIEPPEGYLQAVYAEARQAGAVCIADEVQTGFGRVGDAMWAFELQGVAPDIVTLGKPIGNGFPLGAVVTTRRIAQAFANGMEYFNTFGGNPVSSAVGLAVLRVILEENLQTHAQEVGSHLKAGLEALKAQHALIGDVRGRGLFLGFELVRDRTTLEPADREATWLANRMRDLGVLISTDGPLHNVIKLKPPLAFSRDDADELLEKLDVVLRDTCLQPV
- a CDS encoding SUMF1/EgtB/PvdO family nonheme iron enzyme yields the protein MSACAGSGVVPMGDGGSLDLQAGASEQVIIPGTEVTLDLVFVPTEGVVSLGDARVEISPFWMARHETTFEQFGVFRHVEQDSPVTATPQPMDVDAVARPSPPYEDPSAGMSRDGFPATGMTQWAALQYARWLSAKTGDFWRLPTEAEWEHACRLGGRRTLATDAWYLENSGEELHEVASRPADSLGLHDMLGNASEWMLDEYRNDVQAVWSEGPDPWARPARLHPRTVRGGAFDDGPGMLRCEARLESSLAWKARDPQIPKSFWWNTDSPFLGFRLVRPVVQPSAQAQAEFWALVLGD
- a CDS encoding Gfo/Idh/MocA family oxidoreductase, whose product is MSDFSRREFLQRTTAVVGGAIALPSITNASAYYGTDDVIRVGLVGCGGRGTGAAYQALATSQNVQLVAVADAFQDQLDSCLENLTREPDDATGEQVRSRVQVPPEHRFVGFDGYRQVIPLVDVVLLATPPGFRPIHFAEAVAAGKHVFMEKPVATDAPGVRQVLESAAEAKAKSLNVVVGLQRHYQTVYREWVDRLHAGMIGSMVLGRVYWNSSGVWVRDRASMEETAGRPLTEMEYQMRNWYYFNWLCGDHICEQHIHNLDVGNWVMQGYPTVANGQGGREVRRGLDHGQIFDHHMVEFEYESGARVLSQCRHIEGCMNRVSEGFHGTSGSAPRPGLIQSASGHDLFRHDTKGDPNPYQVEHDELFTAIAAGEHRYNDGENGAYATLTSIMGRMATYTGREITWEEALNDETSLMPERFTFDADPPVLPDADGRYPVPVPGART
- a CDS encoding FAD:protein FMN transferase: MILPVFLTLALAAQPVPGAAAGEADCSPSQAPRYEAQRALMGTLFRVVVRSDQDPSQIRAAMEQALDLGRELEQTFSDYQPSSEVNSLAQSGGGTPSPDVLHLLERSTQLHHETGGAFDVAQGHLTRLWRRAERRQQAPDEEALSRAAAQSGMHLVHLQTGDELLLKNGVRLDFGGIAKGYAADRLLELLERAGLSEALIDAGGDLRIGAGGWAVSVDGVARVECHSAIASSGGRWQQVSGMYAHIVDPATGKGVAPNRSVTVRARDATTADALATAFSVMPPSEARSLAAHLNVELTITRHDP
- a CDS encoding TIM barrel protein — translated: MNRRSFLTTGALAAAAAASPMSSSVVSATPTRLSSDDPFNLAYAPHLGMFRQSAGQDPLDQLRFMAERGFRAFEDNGMKGRDLTLQEGMARVMAEHDITMGVFVAHTIFWRQPNLASGRQDWRDQFLQEITESVEVAKRVNATWMTVVPGHVDLRLDAGYQMANVVESLRRACDILEPHGLVMVLEPLNKRDHPGLFLTDIAQAFAVCRAVDSPSCKILNDLYHQQITEGNLIPNIDAAWHEIAYFQVGDNPGRKEPTTGEINYLNVFRHIHEKGFAGVIGMEHGNANPGVEGEEALIRAYREVDAF